From a region of the Gossypium raimondii isolate GPD5lz chromosome 10, ASM2569854v1, whole genome shotgun sequence genome:
- the LOC105775067 gene encoding S-norcoclaurine synthase 1: MELKVVKASVEKGEGLGWGKSLLVPNIQEILKNDSQSVPERYIQEPKDRPLISQNLFDSLQVPVIDFSMLAQKDANEIRKLDLACKEWGFFQIINHGVREEIMVNMKAAMAAFFELPFQEKSKCAKGANEIQGYGQNFVVSEKQKLDWCDMMFLKTFPHETRNFKFWPLTLPGFKEAVEEYSTEIRKVSNKIDANLSVLMGMDENGLKRKLGEFQQGIRMNYYPTCSRPDLVLGISPHSDGSLFTLLLQDDEINGLQIKHKEVWIDAKPIPNSLVVNIGDAIEILSNGMYKSIEHRAISNEKKPRMSIATFVMPGDEVQIGPLDSMVNEKHLPRSYRNIKYIDYIRQKFAMKMQGKAHTAIVKL; encoded by the exons ATGGAGCTCAAAGTTGTAAAAGCAAGTGTTGAGAAAGGGGAGGGATTGGGATGGGGCAAATCTTTGCTAGTTCCAAACATCCAAGAGATATTGAAGAATGATTCTCAATCAGTCCCTGAAAGATACATACAAGAACCGAAAGACAGGCCATTAATTTCTCAGAACCTGTTTGATTCACTTCAAGTCCCCGTCATAGATTTCTCCATGTTAGCTCAAAAGGATGCAAATGAAATAAGGAAGCTAGATCTTGCCTGCAAGGAGTGGGGCTTTTTCCAG ATAATAAATCATGGGGTTAGAGAGGAGATCATGGTTAACATGAAGGCAGCTATGGCAGCTTTCTTTGAATTGCCATTCCAAGAGAAATCCAAGTGTGCAAAGGGAGCTAATGAGATTCAAGGGTATGGGCAAAACTTTGTGGTCTCAGAGAAACAGAAACTTGATTGGTGTGACATGATGTTCTTAAAGACATTTCCCCATGAAACCAGGAATTTCAAGTTTTGGCCACTCACTTTACCAGGTTTCAA AGAGGCGGTGGAAGAATATTCAACAGAAATACGAAAGGTTTCGAACAAGATCGATGCTAACTTATCGGTGTTAATGGGGATGGACGAAAATGGATTGAAAAGGAAGCTAGGAGAGTTTCAACAAGGAATAAGAATGAACTATTATCCAACATGTTCAAGGCCTGATCTTGTTCTTGGTATTAGTCCTCATTCTGATGGAAGTCTATTCACTTTGCTACTACAAGATGATGAGATCAATGGCCTTCAAATTAAGCACAAAGAAGTATGGATTGATGCTAAACCAATCCCGAATTCTCTTGTGGTCAACATTGGTGATGCTATTGAG ATTCTGAGCAATGGAATGTATAAAAGCATTGAACATAGAGCTATCAGCAATGAGAAGAAACCCAGAATGTCAATTGCAACATTTGTGATGCCAGGTGATGAAGTCCAAATAGGTCCACTGGATTCAATGGTGAATGAGAAGCATCTCCCTAGAAGTTATAGAAACATCAAGTACATCGATTACATCAGGCAAAAGTTCGCCATGAAAATGCAGGGAAAAGCTCACACCGCCATTGTTAAGCTATAA